CAAAAAGTACTTTGGAACAAGTGAGAATGCTTTAATTGAATTTGATGAGGACAGTGGAGATTTGGTGGTATATTCAAAGAAAAAGATTGTAGAAGAAGTTAAGGACGCTACGCTTGAAATACTGGAGGATGATGCTAGGGAATTTAAGATAATAGAGGATGGGTATGCTTATGTTGAGATTGATCCTAAGATTTTCGACAGACTTTCAATTCAAGTTGCTAAGCAGAGGACTAAAAGTGATTTGCAGGGTATTGAAGATAATGAACTTTATTTAGAGTTTAAAAACAAGCTAAATAAAATTATTATTGGTTATGTGCAGCAGAATAGAAATGGGGACCTTTATGTTAACCTTGGTAGTACAGATGGTGTTATACCTAAAAAGTATCAATCCCCGAGGGAAGTTTATGGGCTTAATGAAAAAATTCGAGTTCTTGTCCATAATGTGAAGAAGGGTAGAAATGGAATAGAAGTGATTTTATCAAGAACTCATCCTAAATTTATTGAGGAGCTTCTTACTCTTGAAATTCCTGAGATTGAGGAAGGTGTTATTAAGATTCACAAGATAGTCAGAGACCCAGGCTATAGAACCAAGATTGCTGTTTATACGGAGAAAGAGGAGATTGATCCTGTGGGTCCTTGCATTGGTCAGAAGGGTGTAAGGATTCAGTCAATAATTAAGGAGCTTGAAGGAGAAAAAATAGATGTTATACCTTATTCTAGGGATGTTAAAGAGTTTATCAGGGATGCTTTAACTCCTGCAAAGGTGGATAATGTGTATCTTCTTGATGAGGATTTGCATAAGGCTTTGGTTGTTGTTAGCGATGATCAGTTGTCTCTTGCGATAGGTAAAATGGGACAGAATGTTAGGCTTGCAAATAGGTTACTTGATTGGGCAATTGATGTTAAGACTAATAGTCAGTTTGCAGAAATGAAGGAAAGTGGAGAGTTTAAAAAAGAAACATTTGAGATGTTTGACAAAATTATTCAAGAGACTGCTCAGGAAGATGAATTTGAGGAGTTCACTAAGATTAGTGAGCTCAAGATTCTTGATGGTGATGTTGTTTCTAGAGTCATTGAGGCAGGGCTCGATGGAATTGATGATTTTTCGGGTGCTAGTGAAGAAAAGCTTTTAAGCCTTGGGGTAAGTTATGAAAAGCAAGATGAAATAAATAAGATATTAAATGAGGGAATGGTAATAATTTCTAATGATGATGAGTCTGTTGATCGAATAAAAGAGGAAGAGGAACTACTTTGTCCTGAATGTGGGACTGTTATTAATGAAAGTATGACTTTTTGTCCAGGTTGTAAGATAGGGCTCAGTTTTGAGTTTGAAGAGGAGTAATAGTTTGTCAGAGAATATTGATGACCAAGAAGATGAGAAAAAGATTAAAGT
This is a stretch of genomic DNA from Borrelia sp. P9F1. It encodes these proteins:
- the nusA gene encoding transcription termination factor NusA gives rise to the protein MIKGTGQMICNIANERGMSVDAIQKTVKESIVIAYKKYFGTSENALIEFDEDSGDLVVYSKKKIVEEVKDATLEILEDDAREFKIIEDGYAYVEIDPKIFDRLSIQVAKQRTKSDLQGIEDNELYLEFKNKLNKIIIGYVQQNRNGDLYVNLGSTDGVIPKKYQSPREVYGLNEKIRVLVHNVKKGRNGIEVILSRTHPKFIEELLTLEIPEIEEGVIKIHKIVRDPGYRTKIAVYTEKEEIDPVGPCIGQKGVRIQSIIKELEGEKIDVIPYSRDVKEFIRDALTPAKVDNVYLLDEDLHKALVVVSDDQLSLAIGKMGQNVRLANRLLDWAIDVKTNSQFAEMKESGEFKKETFEMFDKIIQETAQEDEFEEFTKISELKILDGDVVSRVIEAGLDGIDDFSGASEEKLLSLGVSYEKQDEINKILNEGMVIISNDDESVDRIKEEEELLCPECGTVINESMTFCPGCKIGLSFEFEEE